The Takifugu rubripes chromosome 7, fTakRub1.2, whole genome shotgun sequence genome has a segment encoding these proteins:
- the LOC101075149 gene encoding ataxin-1-like, with product MKSNQERSNGCLPPKKREILALEQRPVVVATETPPVDVATDCPHTENLAWLASVASERCKSRDAESPRCSISSTVSSIQAPSIPSSAAPLPAVPLAPLPAVYPTALPQQTGTIQFAQLGPNVQFISSGPYAGYISSHIISTNTSPAPHNSAAGQRPHLDGYTAALISPNAKADQQFQIGLSPTELAPVSLPSTPQVPGQYIHLESRTPLTVSGNPVASPTAHLQLQPHTAVLPPTLTLAPSQLVLQYADGSSGKKPDEHAKSAVNGELEVVKQPKAPAQPANHQPVQSYEARHILLPADYGQNSVGLQTSLVLVAQHNHGADREANSNKISFVQTEKGGLGVGRPVSRSPSFTPISSSEVVKSVASHTIIQTTIPEELPGGLYTSTQAPIIGYITSANQHSLGYHPALPQHLIIPSGQSLLIPVSGTNNGTETEVSHTVATLSSPITPQISTAMPHAYLATALSKCELLGTDGNQPPPAEAQTPALPALPSTPSPVVVAPPSPAPMPAPNPAPVSAPISIQASPSISSSSSPVALPPFFMRGSIIQLADGELKRVEDLKTEDFIQSAEISSELKIDSSTVERIDSGQTPNAVIIQFSVGELKAQVCVEVLVEYPFFVFGQGWSSCCPDRTTELFELSCAKLCVGDVCVSLTLRSLRNGSVVESQKSAQLLGQCHIADATVRNSTSPNGTLINRGLLMKASREPLTGPRQEPPPALGLFPGQGEGVCGPPMAESRTREQRQESAKMGDTERPLGRKRRWSAPERDQTEREEPPPTLPRPSFIPQEVKISIEGHSNAGSEMCLNKM from the exons TGTTCCATTTCCTCCACAGTATCCTCTATTCAAGCCCCTTCTAttccctcctctgcagctcctcttcctgcagtGCCGCTGGCCCCCCTCCCTGCTGTTTACCCGACAGCCCTCCCTCAGCAAACCGGGACCATCCAGTTTGCTCAGCTGGGGCCTAATGTTCAGTTCATCAGTTCTGGGCCTTACGCCGGCTACATTTCCTCGCACATCATTTCCACCAACACGAGCCCTGCCCCTCACAACTCTGCCGCCGGACAGCGCCCCCACCTGGATGGCTACACAGCAGCCCTCATCTCCCCCAATGCCAAGGCGGATCAACAGTTTCAGATAGGCCTCTCTCCCACTGAGCTAGCTCCCGTTTCTCTCCCTAGCACACCGCAAGTCCCCGGCCAGTACATTCATCTGGAGAGCAGAACGCCTCTGACTGTCAGTGGGAACCCAGTGGCCTCACCCACAGcccacctgcagctgcagcctcacacaGCTGTTCTCCCTCCAACACTAACCCTCGCTCCATCCCAGCTGGTGCTTCAGTATGCAGATGGATCTTCAGGAAAGAAACCAGACGAGCATGCTAAGAGTGCAGTGAATGGAGAATTGGAGGTGGTTAAGCAGCCCAAAGCTCCCGCTCAGCCTGCAAACCATCAGCCCGTCCAGAGCTACGAGGCCAGACATATCCTCCTGCCCGCAGACTATGGACAAAACTCTGTAGGCCTCCAGACCTCCTTGGTTTTGGTGGCTCAGCACAACCACGGAGCAGACCGTGAGGCCAATTCAAATAAGATCTCCTTCGTGCAGACTGAGAAAGGAGGCCTCGGTGTAGGAAGACCGGTCTCCAGATCTCCCTCTTTCACCCCCATCTCTTCCTCAGAAGTGGTCAAGTCTGTCGCATCACATACAATCATCCAAACCACCATTCCCGAGGAGCTGCCCGGCGGTCTTTATACCTCCACGCAAGCACCCATAATAGGCTACATTACGAGCGCCAACCAGCATTCTCTCGGCTACCACCCAGCATTACCTCAGCACCTCATTATCCCAAGTGGACAGTCCCTCCTCATACCCGTCAGTGGCACTAATAACGGCACAGAAACTGAGGTTAGTCACACGGTGGCCACGCTCTCTTCCCCCATTACCCCTCAGATATCCACTGCTATGCCTCACGCCTATTTGGCCACAGCCCTCTCCAAGTGTGAGTTACTGGGAACAGATGGAAACCAACCACCTCCTGCTGAAGCACAGACGCCGGCCCTGCCGGCCCtgccctccaccccctccccggTGGTCGTGGCACCTCCCTCCCCAGCTCCAATGCCCGCTCCCAACCCAGCTCCAGTCTCCGCTCCCATTTCCATCCAagcctctccctccatctcctcctcctcttcccctgtGGCACTTCCACCATTTTTCATGCGAGGCTCCATCATCCAGCTGGCAGACGGGGAACTGAAGCGCGTGGAGGACCTGAAGACGGAGGACTTCATCCAGAGTGCTGAGATTAGCAGCGAGCTGAAGATAGATTCCAGCACTGTGGAGCGTATCGACAGTGGACAGACTCCCAACGCGGTGATCATACAGTTCTCAGTAGGGGAGCTCAAAGCGCAG gtgtgtgtggaggtgctggtggagtATCCCTTCTTCGTCTTCGGGCAAGGCTGGTCGTCATGCTGCCCAGACAGGACAACGGAGCTGTTTGAGCTGTCCTGCGCTAAGCTGTGTGTGGGCGACGTGTGCGTGTCGCTGACCCTGCGCAGCCTTCGGAACGGCTCCGTCGTGGAAAGCCAGAAGAGTGCTCAGCTGTTGGGCCAGTGTCACATCGCGGACGCTACCGTTAGAAACAGCACAAGTCCGAATGGCACACTCATTAACAGGGGCCTCCTCATGAAGGCTTCCAGGGAGCCCTTGACGGGACCGAGGCAGGAGCCTCCACCAGCACTGGGACTGTTTCCAGGACAAGGAGAGGGGGTCTGTGGACCACCGATGGCAGAATCAAGGACAAGAGAACAAAGACAGGAATCGGCTAAAATGGGCGACACAGAGAGACCCCTGGGACGCAAGAGACGGTGGTCAGCTCCGGAGCGAGACCAGACTGAGAGGGAGGAGCCTCCCCCGACCCTGCCCAGGccctccttcatccctcagGAGGTTAAAATCAGCATCGAGGGCCACTCCAATGCTGGGAGTGAAATGTGCTTGAACAAAATGTAG
- the itga8 gene encoding integrin alpha-8, which produces MERCVWDCVSSAGMFILALLSVFWTAPNGVWSFNIYAEHPTRYRGPDGSYFGYSVDFYQASTDRNTISVLVGAPKANTSQPGIVEAGAVYYCPWPGLPDSCRQIPFDNSNNRMMKLNGTREPLEFKSHQWFGASVRTHKGKVVACAPLYHWRTVKLSGEKDPVGTCYVAVQNFSAYAEYSPCRTNDPDPEGQGFCQAGFSVDFTKEGTLVVGGPGSFYWQGQVMTAGVAQILNGYSLKAVLRRVPEEKHTRAAEDTHDDSYLGYSVAVGEFTGDSEQELIAGVPRGAQNFGYVAMINSTNMTFIQNFTGEQMASYFGYSLAVADLNGDGTDDVLVGAPLYMEREIESYPREVGKVYLYLQLSPLTFSDPVPLTGTYTFGRFGTAIAPLGDLNQDGYNDVAVGCPFGGEERGGRVLIYNGHPNVAAQGLRLSQELRAARSRAGGLSGYGFTLRGGQDLDNNKYPDLIVGAFGSGEVSVYRSRAVVSAEASMDLIPRVLNPDDRQCHLPQTDIMATCLKVDVCASVSGVGIPSSVDLRAELQLDWLKGVRGGVKRVLFLDTQEPQRTMLLRLGHRRPRACSTHTIYLKEDDEFRDKLSPISLALNYSLVPPSHGQDLPPILNHYSSTFLQEQAYILLDCGDDNVCIPDLQLSATMDRSELLIGDDNPVLLTITAVNRGEGAYEAELHALIPPEADYIGVKRSAEALSEPDCEYKTVNDSRMVVCDLGNPMVAGTELTVGLRFSIQRLEDVGPMIGFAMQIHSSNKDEPHSNLVSLNLTIAAVAELDLRGVSHPSQVVLPFPRWEPKEKPVKEDEVGPQVTHIYELHNFGPSSIQEAQLQVGWPSRFRDQNLLYAMEIQTDGPISCKTNNSLNPLGLQVSSVQDTPELLGFLRNASAPHQRHRRAASGSHGSVGKTLNCTNVSCLKITCLIGRLDRRQSAVVKIRSRLWVQTFLQHRNNPYILNSTVSFEVLSMPYQVQPSLLPKRATSMGTHVLWGTPDVSFAVPLWVIILAILLGLLVLAILTLAMWKCGFFDRAKPPGDDNVSDQEQLTADQTGDA; this is translated from the exons TTGACAACTCAA ATAACAGAATGATGAAGCTGAACGGCACCAGGGAGCCTCTGGAGTTCAAGTCCCACCAGTGGTTTGGGGCGTCGGTCAGGACGCACAAAGGAAAAGTGGTG GCATGCGCTCCTCTCTACCACTGGCGGACGGTGAAGCTGAGCGGGGAAAAGGACCCGGTGGGGACCTGTTATGTGGCTGTCCAGAACTTCAGCGCCTACGCCGAGTACTCGCCCTGCAGGACCA aCGACCCGGACCCAGAGGGACAGGGGTTCTGCCAGGCTGGCTTCAGTGTGGATTTCACTAAG GAAGGAACACTGGTGGTAGGAGGTCCTGGAAGTTTCTACTGGCAAG gtcagGTGATGACGGCAGGAGTAGCCCAGATACTGAACGGATACTCTTTGAAAGCGGTGCTGAGACGAGTTCCAGAGGAGAAACACACCAGGGCTGCTGAGGACACGCACGACGACAGTTATCTCG GTTACTCTGTGGCCGTGGGGGAGTTTACAGGAGACTCTGAACAAG AACTAATAGCCGGAGTCCCACGTGGAGCGCAGAACTTTGGATAC GTGGCGATGATCAATTCCACCAATATGACCTTCATCCAGAACTTCACAGGGGAACAG ATGGCCTCCTACTTTGGTTACTCTCTGGCTGTCGCCGACCTGAATGGAGATGG GACGGACGATGTTCTGGTGGGGGCCCCCCTCTACATGGAGAGAGAAATTGAGAGCTATCCCAGAGAGGTGGGCAAGGTGTACCTGTACCTGCAGCTGTCCCCACTCACCTTCTCCGATCCTGTTCCGCTGACGGGGACGTACACCTTCGGCCGCTTCGGGACGGCTATAGCACCTCTGGGCGACCTCAACCAGGATGGATACAATg ACGTGGCGGTCGGCTGCCCGtttggaggagaggagcgtGGAGGGAGAGTACTGATATATAACGGTCACCCCAACGTAGCCGCGCAAGGCCTGAGGCTGAGCCAGGAGCTGAGAGCAGCCCGTAGCCGTGCCGGGGGTCTCTCAGGATATGGGTTCACGCTGCGAGGAGGCCAAGACTTGGACAATAATAAGTATCCTG ATTTAATCGTGGGGGCATTCGGCTCGGGCGAGGTCTCGGTCTACAG GTCTCGGGCTGTGGTTTCTGCTGAAGCTTCCATGGACCTGATCCCCAGAGTTCTGAACCCCGACGACCGACAGTGTCATCTGCCTCAAACAGACATCATGGCGACCTG CCTGAAAGTGGACGTGTGTGCATCCGTGAGCGGAGTGGGGATCCCCTCTTCTGTAG acctgagagcagagctgcagctggactgGCTGAAGGGAGTGAGGGGCGGGGTTAAGAGGGTTCTGTTCCTGGACACCCAGGAGCCCCAACGCACAATGCTCCTTCGACTGGGTCACAGACGCCCACGTGCATGCTCGACACACACCATTTACCTGAAA GAGGATGATGAGTTCAGGGACAAGCTCAGCCCCATCTCGCTGGCGCTGAACTACAGCTTGGTTCCGCCTTCTCACGGCCAGGACCTCCCTCCCATCCTCAACCATTACAGCAGCACCTTCCTGCAAGAACAA gcCTACATCCTCCTCGACTGCGGCGACGACAACGTTTGCATCCCCGACCTCCAGCTCTCTGCCACCAT GGACCGCTCAGAGCTGCTGATCGGAGACGATAACCCCGTCCTGCTGACCATCACCGCAGTGAACCGAGGAGAGGGGGCCTATGAGGCAGAGCTGCACGCCCTGATCCCGCCAGAGGCCGACTACATCGGGGTGAAGCGCAGCGCGGAG gcTCTGTCTGAGCCTGACTGTGAATACAAGACGGTCAATGACTCCAGGATGGTGGTGTGTGACCTGGGGAACCCGATGGTGGCCGGCACGGAG CTGACTGTCGGTTTGAGGTTTTCCATCCAGCGGCTGGAAGACGTGGGGCCAATGATCGGCTTTGCGATGCAGATCCACAG CTCCAACAAAGACGAGCCTCACAGCAACCTCGTCAGTTTGAACCTGACCATCGCTGCCGTGGCTGAGCTGGATCTACGCGG GGTGTCTCATCCCTCTCAGGTGGTGCTGCCGTTCCCTCGCTGGGAGCCCAAAGAGAAGCCTGTTAAAGAGGACGAAGTGGGGCCACAAGTGACGCACATCTATGAG CTCCATAACTTTGGGCCCAGCAGCATTCAGGAGGCCCAGCTCCAGGTTGGCTGGCCGTCCCGTTTCCGTGACCAGAACCTGCTCTACGCCATGGAGATTCAAACCGACGGCCCGATTAGCTGCAAGACAAACAACAGCCTCAACCCGCTCGGCCTCCAG GTTTCCTCCGTCCAGGACACGCCCGAGCTGCTGGGCTTTTTGAGAAACGCCAGCGCGCCTCATCAGCGCCACAGACGAGCCGCCTCCGGCTCTCATGGTTCTGTCGGCAAAACTCTG AATTGCACCAACGTCTCCTGTCTGAAGATCACGTGTCTGATCGGCCGCTTGGATCGGCGGCAGAGCGCCGTGGTGAAAATTCGCTCCAGGCTGTGGGTGCAAACGTTCCTGCAG CACCGCAATAACCCCTACATCCTGAACTCCACCGTGTCCTTCGAGGTCCTGTCCATGCCTTACCAAGTCCAGCCGTCTCTTCTGCCCAAACGCGCCACCTCG ATGGGGACCCACGTGCTGTGGGGGACGCCTGACGTGTCGTTCGCGGTTCCGCTCTGGGTCATCATCCTGGCCATCCTGCTGGGCCTGCTGGTGCTCGCCATTCTAACCTTAGCGATGTGGAAG tGCGGGTTCTTTGACCGGGCAAAGCCGCCAGGTGACGACAACGTTTcggaccaggagcagctgaCTGCTGATCAGACAGGCGACGCCTAA